One genomic window of Aquisalimonas sp. 2447 includes the following:
- a CDS encoding Lpp/OprI family alanine-zipper lipoprotein produces MSHSLKSLLKLSALGLSMGVLVGCAAQGDEDEMRQMVEDAQSQASQALDVANEARETALEAEGTAKAAEYKANRNEERIEELNEKIDRMFEESMQK; encoded by the coding sequence ATGTCGCACAGCCTCAAATCCCTGCTGAAGCTCTCCGCCCTGGGTCTGTCCATGGGTGTCCTCGTCGGTTGCGCCGCTCAGGGCGACGAAGACGAGATGCGTCAGATGGTCGAAGATGCTCAGTCCCAGGCTTCCCAGGCTCTGGACGTGGCCAATGAAGCCCGGGAGACTGCTCTCGAGGCGGAAGGCACGGCGAAGGCCGCTGAGTACAAGGCCAACCGCAACGAAGAGCGCATTGAAGAGCTCAACGAGAAGATCGATCGCATGTTCGAAGAGTCCATGCAGAAGTAA
- a CDS encoding fumarylacetoacetate hydrolase family protein: MQYVSVVHHQITRWGMLHEGRVHLAATAPDHPATLLAALQDGRAADRTRILADARETPAVDEVELLAPIPRPPRNIICLGLNYAEHARESQQAKGQELALPEHPVVFTKATSSVTGPTADIPLDPRVTTQLDWEVELAVVIGTGGRHIPEDRALEHVFGYTVINDLSARDLQFQHKQFFLGKSLDGGCPMGPGITPADRVSDPHALRLWCDVNGERQQDGHTSDQVFRVADTIARLSAVMTLEPGDIIATGTPSGVGFAQQPPRFLQPGDVVECGVEGIGTLRNRIVAAA, translated from the coding sequence ATGCAGTACGTTTCTGTCGTTCACCACCAGATCACTCGTTGGGGCATGCTCCATGAGGGCCGCGTCCATCTCGCCGCCACTGCACCGGACCACCCCGCCACCCTCCTGGCCGCTCTGCAAGACGGCCGTGCCGCCGACCGCACGCGAATCCTGGCCGACGCCCGGGAGACGCCTGCGGTGGATGAGGTAGAGCTCCTGGCGCCGATCCCGCGGCCACCCAGGAACATCATTTGCCTGGGGCTGAACTATGCCGAACACGCACGGGAATCCCAGCAGGCCAAAGGCCAGGAACTGGCCCTGCCGGAGCATCCCGTGGTTTTCACCAAGGCCACCAGCAGTGTCACCGGCCCCACGGCCGACATCCCGCTTGATCCCCGGGTCACCACACAGCTCGACTGGGAGGTGGAACTCGCAGTGGTCATCGGTACCGGCGGACGCCACATCCCGGAAGACCGTGCCCTGGAACACGTATTCGGCTACACGGTGATCAACGATCTCTCCGCCCGGGATCTGCAGTTCCAGCACAAGCAGTTCTTTCTGGGCAAGAGCCTGGATGGTGGCTGCCCCATGGGCCCGGGGATCACACCGGCGGACCGGGTGTCGGACCCGCATGCTCTCCGCCTCTGGTGCGACGTCAATGGCGAACGCCAGCAGGACGGCCACACCTCCGACCAGGTGTTCCGGGTCGCCGATACCATTGCGCGACTGTCCGCGGTCATGACCCTGGAGCCGGGGGACATCATCGCCACGGGCACGCCCAGCGGCGTGGGCTTCGCGCAGCAGCCGCCGCGCTTCCTGCAACCGGGTGATGTGGTGGAGTGCGGTGTGGAGGGGATCGGCACCCTGCGAAACCGTATCGTGGCAGCCGCCTGA
- a CDS encoding glutaredoxin family protein, giving the protein MIEQATHRGQSPQFLLFGTLGCHLCEEAARELVDVLPVDGVTVREVDIALDDGLMAQYGENIPVLRRCSDGRELYWPFSADDVRALLGYRDNSISS; this is encoded by the coding sequence ATGATAGAGCAGGCAACCCATCGAGGCCAGTCTCCGCAGTTCCTGCTGTTCGGGACACTTGGCTGCCATCTGTGCGAGGAGGCCGCACGCGAACTGGTGGACGTTCTGCCTGTGGACGGCGTCACGGTTCGTGAAGTTGATATTGCGCTGGACGATGGCCTCATGGCCCAATACGGCGAGAACATCCCGGTGTTGCGCCGGTGCAGCGATGGCCGGGAGTTGTATTGGCCGTTCTCCGCGGACGATGTTCGGGCACTTCTCGGATACAGGGACAATTCGATCTCATCATGA
- the thiD gene encoding bifunctional hydroxymethylpyrimidine kinase/phosphomethylpyrimidine kinase: MVTRCHGRVLVIAGSDSGGGAGIQADIKAITALGGYAMTAVTALTAQNTEGVHGVHPVPPAFLRQQIQVVMEDLPPQALKTGMLHDGATIECVAELAEGPGQGLPLVVDPVMIAQSGARLLEEEAMDALMERLLPLTTLLTPNLPEAEALLGRRLQGPDDMSEAAVELRSMGPETVLLKGGHLQGNELVDVLAHAGGVERFHHGRIDTRHTHGTGCTLASAIATGLAQGRGIEDAVYRARDYLLEAIRTAPGFGRGDGPVNHCHTVKLPPD; encoded by the coding sequence ATGGTGACCCGTTGCCATGGTCGGGTTCTGGTGATCGCCGGCTCGGACTCCGGCGGTGGCGCCGGCATCCAGGCCGACATCAAGGCAATCACGGCATTGGGCGGTTACGCCATGACCGCGGTGACCGCCCTGACGGCGCAGAACACCGAGGGTGTCCACGGCGTGCATCCCGTGCCTCCGGCGTTTCTGCGTCAGCAGATCCAGGTGGTCATGGAGGATCTGCCACCCCAGGCGCTGAAGACCGGCATGCTTCACGACGGCGCAACCATCGAGTGCGTGGCCGAACTGGCGGAAGGCCCCGGACAGGGGCTGCCCCTTGTGGTCGATCCGGTCATGATTGCCCAGAGCGGGGCGCGGCTGCTGGAAGAGGAGGCCATGGATGCCCTGATGGAGCGATTGTTGCCGCTGACCACGCTGTTGACGCCCAATCTGCCGGAAGCGGAAGCGCTGCTCGGGCGCCGACTCCAGGGCCCCGATGATATGTCCGAAGCCGCGGTTGAGCTACGCTCCATGGGGCCGGAGACAGTTCTCCTGAAGGGTGGGCACCTGCAGGGCAATGAGCTGGTGGACGTTCTGGCTCACGCCGGCGGGGTGGAACGCTTTCACCATGGTCGCATCGATACCCGCCATACCCACGGCACCGGTTGCACGCTGGCCTCCGCGATTGCAACCGGGCTGGCGCAGGGCCGCGGCATCGAGGATGCGGTGTATCGTGCACGGGACTATCTGCTGGAAGCCATCCGCACGGCACCGGGCTTCGGGCGTGGTGATGGACCGGTGAATCATTGCCACACGGTGAAGCTCCCGCCCGACTGA
- a CDS encoding prepilin-type N-terminal cleavage/methylation domain-containing protein: MTIQQRGPGAMSAGFSLFELLLVLVIVGALALVAGGRWSGWTGNLDGAADTLAADLRFAQSRALHDITSYRIVFDGGDRYFIQRQEGEDDFGDAAFADGSRERELPRGVQRSGPAGDEVRFRYPLGDLDGDAIITLSRNGTQRSLRVVAETGYVER, translated from the coding sequence GTGACCATTCAGCAGCGCGGCCCGGGGGCGATGTCCGCCGGATTCTCGCTGTTCGAGCTGTTACTGGTGCTGGTCATTGTTGGCGCGCTGGCACTGGTTGCCGGCGGCCGTTGGTCTGGCTGGACCGGCAATCTGGACGGGGCTGCGGATACCTTGGCGGCGGATCTGCGCTTCGCCCAGTCCCGCGCGCTGCATGACATCACCAGCTATCGCATCGTCTTCGACGGCGGTGACCGGTACTTCATTCAGCGGCAAGAAGGGGAAGACGACTTCGGGGATGCGGCGTTCGCGGATGGCAGCAGGGAACGGGAACTGCCCCGTGGCGTCCAGCGCTCGGGGCCTGCGGGAGACGAGGTTCGCTTTCGCTATCCACTCGGAGATCTCGACGGTGACGCCATCATCACCCTGAGTCGGAATGGTACCCAGCGATCACTGCGGGTGGTCGCCGAAACCGGGTACGTGGAGCGATGA
- a CDS encoding PilX N-terminal domain-containing pilus assembly protein produces the protein MIGKRAVNGSVLVVVVALLVVLTVLGGLLSVLTTTGARTGADQSQSVQAFYHAESGLEWAVWEMRRQEPDDDDEYATACGSLEGHEDPDGRYRITVLENQGGNCRLQFIGAVPGIDNPQAQRRLRVTINPRAVEGRDPNVVQDPDNWANACSGANRSCNDDGSLTFSSNSGKDQLNRSGAADDLVDGDAFTGEDEVFLFLRFREGEGDPADFGLENVPENGDRMWSSDGTGDLPDGYNAGASLGNGFTPNQLNDSNNLRFIMEWDGDQITLEASCIGTRAGCEGGTDDPADQWGEE, from the coding sequence ATGATCGGCAAGCGCGCGGTGAACGGAAGTGTGCTGGTGGTCGTGGTGGCATTGCTGGTGGTGCTCACGGTGCTCGGTGGTCTGCTTTCGGTTCTCACGACAACGGGCGCCCGCACCGGCGCTGATCAGAGCCAGAGCGTGCAGGCTTTCTATCACGCGGAATCGGGTCTTGAGTGGGCGGTATGGGAGATGCGGCGTCAGGAGCCGGACGACGATGACGAGTATGCCACCGCATGCGGCAGTCTGGAGGGCCATGAAGATCCGGACGGCCGTTACCGGATTACGGTGTTGGAGAATCAGGGCGGGAACTGCCGGCTCCAGTTCATCGGGGCCGTTCCCGGGATCGACAACCCGCAGGCGCAACGTCGCCTGCGGGTGACCATCAACCCGCGAGCAGTGGAAGGGCGCGATCCGAATGTCGTGCAGGATCCCGACAACTGGGCCAATGCCTGCAGCGGCGCGAATCGAAGCTGTAACGACGATGGCAGCCTCACCTTCAGCAGCAACTCCGGAAAAGATCAGCTGAATCGCTCCGGCGCAGCAGACGATCTCGTGGACGGCGATGCCTTCACCGGGGAGGACGAAGTCTTTTTGTTCCTACGGTTCAGGGAAGGCGAAGGGGATCCTGCGGATTTCGGCCTGGAGAACGTGCCGGAGAATGGTGATCGCATGTGGAGTTCAGATGGCACCGGTGATCTGCCGGACGGTTATAATGCGGGCGCCTCATTGGGCAACGGTTTCACCCCCAACCAGCTCAACGACAGCAATAATCTGCGGTTCATCATGGAGTGGGATGGCGATCAGATTACCCTGGAAGCCTCCTGCATCGGCACTCGCGCCGGGTGCGAGGGTGGAACAGATGACCCGGCAGACCAGTGGGGCGAGGAGTAA
- a CDS encoding type II secretion system protein: MDGAGRSRGATLLELIAVIVLLAIAIPALLAWVNASLRGAGLESESVRMAQLGQQRMEVLLVAKRTGGLDFSNQELFQESCDTALDTFDLAAALTVPAGYTLDRPICVLEEEEGRGEISVTISGPRLSRQYHLEVYGRD; the protein is encoded by the coding sequence ATGGACGGAGCCGGCCGTTCCCGAGGCGCGACATTGCTGGAGTTGATCGCGGTCATCGTCTTGCTGGCCATCGCGATCCCCGCGCTGCTGGCATGGGTCAATGCGTCGCTGCGCGGCGCAGGGCTGGAATCGGAGTCCGTGCGCATGGCGCAGCTTGGACAGCAGCGCATGGAAGTGTTGCTGGTGGCCAAGCGTACGGGTGGTCTGGACTTTTCCAACCAGGAATTGTTTCAGGAGAGCTGCGACACGGCGCTGGACACGTTCGACCTGGCCGCGGCACTGACGGTGCCCGCTGGATACACACTGGATCGCCCGATCTGCGTTCTGGAGGAGGAAGAGGGGCGTGGCGAGATCAGCGTGACGATCTCGGGGCCTCGCTTGTCGCGGCAGTATCATCTAGAGGTGTACGGCCGTGACTAG
- the dusA gene encoding tRNA dihydrouridine(20/20a) synthase DusA has translation MMDCTDPYARYLLRLITRQALLYTEMVPAPAIVHGRLDLFLAFDPAEHPVAVQFGGADPAELAICARWAHRYGYDEVNLNVGCPSDRVQSGRFGACLMAEPQRVAECVAAMAEASPLPVTVKTRIGIDDQDSWEALEDFVGTVSEGGGCDSFAIHARKAWLQGLSPKQNREVPPLDYQRVYRLKQAFPGLEIIINGGITDLEQAEQHLQAVDGVMIGREAYHNPYMLAEVDRRLFGDDRPAPSRHDILEAYLPFVETRLQAGAPLSAMSRHLLGLFQGVPGARAWRRHISENAHRPGAGVEVLQEAAAKVGRPAEAEAATAPPGA, from the coding sequence ATGATGGACTGCACCGACCCCTACGCGCGTTACCTGCTACGCCTGATCACGCGGCAGGCTCTGCTGTATACGGAAATGGTACCCGCGCCGGCGATTGTACACGGGCGTTTGGACCTGTTTCTTGCCTTCGATCCTGCGGAACACCCGGTTGCCGTGCAGTTCGGCGGCGCGGATCCCGCCGAACTTGCCATCTGCGCGCGGTGGGCGCACCGCTACGGCTACGATGAGGTCAATCTGAACGTGGGCTGTCCCAGTGACCGCGTGCAGTCGGGCCGCTTCGGTGCCTGCCTGATGGCGGAGCCGCAGCGCGTGGCCGAGTGCGTGGCAGCCATGGCCGAGGCCTCGCCGTTGCCGGTCACCGTCAAGACCCGGATCGGCATCGATGACCAGGATTCCTGGGAGGCGCTCGAGGATTTCGTCGGCACGGTGAGCGAGGGTGGTGGTTGCGACAGCTTCGCCATCCACGCCCGCAAGGCCTGGCTGCAGGGGCTGAGCCCGAAACAGAACCGCGAGGTGCCGCCGCTGGACTATCAGCGGGTCTACCGGCTGAAGCAGGCGTTCCCGGGGCTGGAAATCATCATCAACGGCGGGATTACCGATCTGGAGCAGGCGGAGCAACACCTGCAGGCGGTGGACGGCGTCATGATCGGCCGCGAGGCCTACCACAACCCGTACATGCTGGCGGAGGTGGACCGTCGACTGTTCGGCGATGACCGCCCGGCCCCGTCCCGGCACGATATCCTCGAGGCCTATCTGCCGTTCGTGGAGACCCGGCTCCAGGCCGGCGCGCCGTTGAGCGCCATGAGCCGCCATCTACTGGGGTTGTTCCAGGGCGTTCCCGGAGCGCGGGCCTGGCGTCGCCACATCAGCGAGAATGCGCACAGGCCGGGTGCCGGGGTGGAGGTGCTGCAGGAGGCGGCGGCCAAGGTGGGTCGGCCGGCAGAGGCCGAAGCCGCCACGGCACCGCCCGGCGCCTGA
- a CDS encoding TatD family hydrolase — protein MELIDIGVNLTSDRFRKDREAVVARAREAGVQAMIVTGTSERESIAARDWAAAHPGVLYATAGVHPHGARDCGSETLASLRGLAAEPGVVAIGETGLDFNRDFSPRPDQEAAFARQLELAAELGLPVFIHQRDAHDRLLAMLREQRDHLVDAVIHCFTDTRQALYDYLDLDLHIGITGWICDERRGRELRETVKDIPADRLMIETDAPWLVPRDLRPKPEGGRNEPAFLPHVARAVAHHRGEDPETLATTATATARRFFRLGKTPESPRH, from the coding sequence ATGGAGTTGATCGACATCGGCGTCAACCTGACCAGTGACCGGTTCCGCAAGGACCGCGAAGCCGTGGTTGCCCGCGCCCGGGAAGCCGGTGTTCAGGCCATGATCGTCACCGGTACCAGCGAACGGGAAAGCATTGCCGCCCGCGACTGGGCCGCTGCCCATCCCGGCGTGCTGTACGCCACGGCGGGTGTGCATCCCCATGGGGCGCGGGACTGCGGCAGCGAGACGCTGGCGAGCCTGCGGGGGCTTGCGGCCGAGCCCGGCGTGGTCGCCATCGGCGAGACGGGGCTGGATTTCAACCGTGACTTCTCACCCAGGCCCGACCAGGAGGCCGCCTTTGCGCGTCAGCTCGAGCTCGCCGCCGAACTGGGTCTGCCGGTCTTCATCCATCAACGGGACGCCCATGACCGCCTGCTGGCCATGCTCCGGGAACAGCGCGACCACCTGGTGGATGCGGTAATCCACTGCTTCACCGACACTCGACAGGCGCTCTACGATTACCTGGACCTGGACCTGCACATCGGCATCACCGGCTGGATCTGCGACGAGCGGCGTGGCCGGGAACTGCGGGAGACGGTCAAGGACATCCCGGCCGACCGGTTGATGATCGAGACCGATGCGCCCTGGCTCGTTCCCCGGGACCTGCGCCCCAAACCGGAGGGTGGCCGCAACGAGCCGGCCTTCCTGCCGCATGTGGCGCGAGCGGTGGCGCATCACCGCGGCGAGGATCCGGAGACGCTGGCAACCACGGCCACCGCAACAGCAAGGCGATTCTTCCGTCTTGGGAAAACACCGGAGTCGCCCAGGCACTGA
- a CDS encoding murein L,D-transpeptidase family protein, whose translation MIRLLTALLLFVATSVAHAGDPWVLVDTDRKEIRVYAEGEELLHLPHIAIGRGGVSHLRERGDKTTPLGDFRVAWVNEDSRFHLFFGLDFPNFHHARTAYNSGLMDLDEFLQITDALRERRLPPQRTAVGGHIGIHGVGDGDPNLHARANWTNGCVAVTDDEMDKLAEYIRVGTRVVIAGQAELTAKAEEGALPLSP comes from the coding sequence ATGATCAGGCTGCTGACCGCCCTCCTGCTGTTTGTCGCCACAAGCGTGGCCCATGCGGGCGACCCGTGGGTACTCGTTGATACGGACCGCAAGGAAATCCGCGTCTACGCCGAGGGAGAGGAGTTGCTCCATCTGCCCCACATCGCGATCGGACGCGGTGGTGTATCGCATCTTCGCGAGCGTGGCGACAAAACCACACCGCTGGGAGACTTTCGGGTTGCCTGGGTGAACGAGGATAGCCGGTTCCACCTTTTCTTCGGCCTGGACTTCCCGAATTTCCACCACGCGCGCACCGCCTATAACAGCGGTCTCATGGACCTGGATGAATTTCTGCAGATCACCGATGCACTGCGCGAGCGCCGCCTCCCGCCTCAGCGTACCGCCGTGGGCGGGCATATCGGCATCCACGGCGTCGGCGACGGCGACCCCAACCTCCACGCCCGCGCCAACTGGACCAACGGCTGCGTCGCCGTCACCGACGACGAGATGGACAAACTGGCGGAGTACATTCGCGTCGGCACGCGGGTCGTCATTGCGGGCCAGGCGGAACTCACCGCGAAAGCCGAAGAAGGGGCTCTGCCGTTGTCGCCGTAA
- a CDS encoding class I adenylate-forming enzyme family protein, translated as MSEAQSYDDLPMYWIGDWAGRRAALTPHRPAVYEADTGVRLTFAEVDDRANRVGAWLLDEADLGKGDPVCVICRNRQEAVDLYFACGKIGAVLAPLSYRLRPRELNELLERIQPRAFVYEDVFDDLVGELDMPASVEQRVRISDGSDSEFASLLDYPSRDVNVPLAQSDTFLYIHTGGTTGTPKVCIVPHRQMIWNALDMIVTSGNLMDQRVLITFPMFHVGGWNSFTPVFHAGGHAVITRQFDPGQVLDVIEREGVTSFGGVEAMLRFIAEHPRFADTDLSTVEGITSAGAPCSAEVMDPFYQRGIPVAQAYGLTEAGPSNFMYNGIDQDLETIRAHNRSIGTSMIHCDFRILDQETREPVARGEVGVLCMRSLHNFAGYLGQPDRTRKALLADGWVDSGDLAVEDREGNVRIVGRADNMFISGGENVSPEEVENVVLEHPRVAQACVIGMPDARWGQVPVAAVVTDGEVGEDFTEELRKHCGQHLASFKVPARVVVTDAIPVTGAGKMDRNALHRQLES; from the coding sequence ATGTCCGAGGCCCAGAGTTACGACGACCTGCCCATGTACTGGATCGGGGATTGGGCGGGGCGCCGTGCGGCACTCACTCCGCACCGGCCGGCAGTCTACGAGGCAGACACCGGAGTGAGATTGACCTTCGCCGAAGTGGACGATCGGGCTAACCGCGTCGGCGCCTGGCTGCTGGACGAGGCCGATCTGGGCAAGGGTGATCCGGTCTGCGTGATCTGCCGTAATCGCCAGGAAGCGGTGGACCTGTATTTTGCCTGCGGCAAGATCGGTGCGGTCCTGGCGCCGCTGAGTTACCGCCTGCGGCCGCGGGAGCTCAACGAGCTGCTGGAGCGCATCCAGCCCCGTGCGTTCGTCTACGAGGATGTCTTCGACGATCTGGTGGGCGAGCTGGACATGCCCGCGTCGGTGGAGCAACGGGTACGCATCAGCGATGGCAGCGACAGCGAGTTCGCCTCCCTGCTGGATTACCCGAGTCGGGACGTCAACGTCCCCCTGGCGCAGTCCGACACCTTTCTGTACATCCACACCGGCGGGACCACCGGCACACCCAAGGTATGCATCGTGCCTCATCGGCAGATGATCTGGAATGCGCTGGACATGATCGTGACCAGCGGCAATCTCATGGACCAGCGGGTGCTGATCACCTTCCCCATGTTCCATGTCGGTGGCTGGAACTCCTTTACCCCGGTATTCCACGCCGGCGGCCATGCGGTGATCACCCGCCAGTTCGACCCGGGGCAGGTGCTGGACGTCATCGAACGGGAAGGCGTGACCAGCTTCGGTGGGGTCGAGGCCATGCTGCGGTTCATTGCCGAGCACCCACGCTTTGCCGACACCGACCTCTCCACCGTGGAAGGCATTACCAGCGCCGGTGCGCCGTGCTCTGCCGAAGTGATGGATCCCTTCTACCAGCGTGGTATTCCCGTGGCCCAGGCGTACGGCCTTACCGAGGCGGGACCGTCGAACTTCATGTACAACGGCATTGACCAGGACCTGGAGACCATCCGCGCCCACAATCGCAGCATTGGCACCAGCATGATCCACTGCGATTTCCGCATTCTGGATCAGGAGACCCGGGAGCCGGTGGCCAGAGGAGAAGTGGGGGTACTGTGCATGCGCAGTCTGCATAACTTCGCCGGCTATCTGGGGCAACCGGATCGCACCCGCAAGGCATTGCTGGCGGACGGCTGGGTGGACAGTGGCGACTTGGCGGTCGAGGACCGGGAAGGCAACGTGCGCATCGTCGGCCGCGCCGACAACATGTTCATCAGCGGCGGCGAGAACGTCTCTCCGGAAGAAGTGGAGAACGTGGTACTGGAGCATCCCCGAGTTGCTCAGGCGTGCGTCATCGGCATGCCGGACGCCCGCTGGGGGCAGGTGCCCGTGGCTGCCGTTGTCACCGACGGCGAGGTGGGGGAAGACTTCACGGAGGAACTGCGCAAGCACTGTGGGCAGCACCTGGCTTCTTTCAAGGTGCCGGCCCGGGTGGTCGTCACGGATGCCATCCCCGTGACCGGCGCCGGCAAGATGGATCGCAATGCCCTGCACCGGCAGTTGGAGAGCTGA
- a CDS encoding CoA pyrophosphatase produces MSLNDRTQPSGGVVKTSDTDPAGSQLPADCERIAACLAGPEVTERPGLPLDRSALRDAAVLVPLVQRPAGLHVILTRRSEDLASHAGQISFPGGRIDPGDATPLKAALREADEEISLAPSRVQLLGAMPHYPTATGFMIHPFVGYIRDSGILVPQPSEVAEIFEVPLAFFLDPANHRPHHIEHQGQQYRLHAMPYGDYYIWGATAAILRELYARVRGHAPEMLPEHARP; encoded by the coding sequence GTGTCCCTGAACGACCGCACACAACCCTCGGGTGGAGTGGTAAAGACGTCCGATACCGACCCGGCGGGCAGCCAGTTACCGGCGGACTGCGAACGCATCGCTGCCTGCCTTGCCGGACCGGAGGTCACGGAACGCCCTGGACTGCCGCTGGACCGGTCTGCCCTGCGGGATGCCGCCGTCCTGGTGCCACTGGTGCAGCGCCCGGCCGGGCTGCACGTGATCCTGACCCGGCGCAGCGAGGATCTGGCCAGCCATGCGGGGCAGATCAGCTTTCCGGGCGGACGGATCGATCCCGGTGATGCCACGCCGCTGAAGGCTGCCCTCCGTGAAGCAGACGAGGAAATCAGTCTGGCGCCGTCGCGCGTGCAGCTGCTCGGGGCCATGCCCCATTACCCCACGGCCACCGGCTTCATGATCCACCCCTTCGTCGGTTATATCCGAGACAGCGGGATTCTGGTGCCGCAGCCGTCGGAGGTGGCGGAAATCTTCGAGGTGCCGCTGGCGTTCTTCCTGGACCCCGCGAACCACCGGCCGCATCACATCGAGCACCAGGGGCAGCAGTACCGCCTCCATGCCATGCCCTATGGGGACTACTACATCTGGGGCGCCACCGCGGCCATCCTGCGTGAACTCTACGCCCGCGTGCGCGGCCATGCCCCGGAGATGCTGCCGGAGCACGCGCGCCCCTGA
- a CDS encoding prepilin-type N-terminal cleavage/methylation domain-containing protein: protein MTRVLPPQYSFPHAMRGFTLMELVLTVVILAVVAAAVAPVVTTGLRAVVDGRDMAVDEAEATLALERFVREVRRAQSLAGTPEDTRVESITLTLADDNVTYEFADGRLLRDGQVLARRVDTEANDTFFRVDRIPLDEDRERKHHVTMALRMAASGVSYQATGVPR, encoded by the coding sequence GTGACTAGGGTCCTGCCGCCGCAGTATTCGTTTCCGCACGCGATGCGCGGTTTCACGCTGATGGAACTGGTCCTCACGGTAGTGATTCTTGCCGTGGTTGCGGCGGCGGTCGCGCCAGTTGTGACCACGGGCTTGCGGGCGGTGGTCGACGGGCGGGATATGGCGGTCGATGAGGCTGAGGCCACACTGGCTCTCGAGCGCTTTGTGCGCGAAGTGCGCCGGGCTCAGTCCCTGGCCGGGACACCGGAGGACACCAGGGTGGAGAGCATCACGCTGACGCTTGCCGACGATAACGTGACCTATGAGTTTGCGGATGGCCGTCTCCTGCGCGACGGGCAGGTGCTGGCGCGCCGTGTGGATACCGAGGCGAACGATACCTTCTTCCGCGTTGATCGTATTCCGTTGGACGAAGACCGCGAGCGTAAGCACCACGTCACGATGGCGTTACGGATGGCAGCCTCCGGGGTGTCCTATCAGGCAACGGGAGTTCCGCGATGA
- a CDS encoding L,D-transpeptidase family protein: MFLIRISLSALLALGVLAFPALLVADDSLEGEAVSEEEDDRSEAMRRYGTDQNVFELPEDDVDVIGEVHTVEARREDTLLEIARRHGVGYREIRRANPHVDLWMPGEGTEVTIPTRFILPPGPREGIVVNLSEMRLYYYPEPGGDGRRVVETYPISVGRMDWSTPIGETTVTMRLEDPAWFPPASVRQRYEEEGRPLPRRVDPGPDNPLGRHAIGLDIPGYFIHGTNRPAGVGMQATHGCIRMFPEDIEHIIHRVDSGTKVRILDEPYKAGWSADGDLYLQAYPRLAEDEEADAQGVTPAVKAVAGVLRERSARVDYERLKEVARNAEGRPESITRKAVHRDMASAE; this comes from the coding sequence ATGTTCCTGATCCGGATAAGCCTTTCCGCCTTGTTGGCCCTGGGCGTGCTGGCGTTTCCTGCGCTGCTGGTGGCTGATGACTCCCTGGAAGGAGAGGCCGTCTCCGAGGAGGAGGATGACCGCTCGGAGGCCATGCGGCGCTATGGCACCGATCAGAACGTGTTCGAACTGCCGGAGGACGATGTTGATGTCATCGGCGAGGTGCACACGGTGGAGGCGCGCCGCGAGGACACGTTGCTGGAGATCGCACGGCGCCACGGCGTCGGCTACCGGGAGATTCGTCGTGCCAATCCCCATGTGGACCTGTGGATGCCGGGGGAGGGGACGGAGGTCACCATCCCCACCCGGTTCATTCTGCCACCGGGCCCCCGGGAAGGGATCGTGGTGAATCTCTCGGAGATGCGCCTGTACTACTACCCAGAACCGGGTGGGGATGGTCGTCGCGTGGTGGAAACCTACCCCATCAGTGTCGGTCGCATGGACTGGTCGACGCCCATCGGCGAAACCACGGTAACCATGCGCCTGGAAGACCCGGCGTGGTTCCCGCCGGCATCCGTGCGGCAGCGCTACGAAGAAGAAGGACGGCCGCTGCCGCGGCGGGTGGATCCTGGCCCCGACAACCCGCTGGGACGCCACGCCATTGGTCTGGATATCCCCGGGTATTTCATCCACGGCACCAATCGCCCGGCCGGGGTGGGCATGCAGGCGACCCATGGGTGCATCCGCATGTTCCCCGAGGATATCGAGCACATTATCCACCGTGTCGACAGCGGCACGAAGGTCCGGATTCTTGACGAACCGTACAAGGCCGGCTGGTCGGCCGATGGGGATCTCTATCTGCAAGCGTATCCCAGGCTGGCGGAGGACGAGGAGGCTGATGCGCAGGGAGTCACTCCGGCAGTGAAGGCCGTGGCCGGCGTGCTGCGTGAACGGTCCGCCCGGGTGGATTACGAGCGGTTGAAAGAGGTGGCGCGGAACGCGGAGGGGCGCCCGGAATCGATTACCCGGAAGGCAGTTCACCGGGACATGGCCAGCGCCGAATAG